Proteins co-encoded in one Prescottella sp. R16 genomic window:
- a CDS encoding hemolysin family protein, producing the protein MSNPWIVLAVTAALVAASAFFVAVEFALIAARRHRLEDAAPTSRSARAALRSASELSVLLAGSQLGITVCTLALGAVTKPAVHHWLTPAFSSWGAPLWLADVAGFVLALIIVTFLHLVVGEMAPKSWAIAHPEKSATLLALPMRGFMWLTRPLIVTLNRFANRCLAAVGVQPVDQVASGQDPEALRHLVEHSATVGTLDERYHGHLTSALELETLTVGDIVRPNADPSSVDADAPADVVRAASDRAGHLRLLVRSGDRVDGVVHVRDSLDAPTGTRARDLMRDILTLDAGTPVYEALATMRDTRSHIAVVRAADGRLVGLITLADVLARLMHTTPPAVS; encoded by the coding sequence ATGAGTAACCCGTGGATCGTCCTCGCCGTCACCGCCGCACTCGTCGCGGCGAGCGCCTTCTTCGTCGCCGTCGAGTTCGCACTCATCGCCGCCCGCCGGCACCGGCTCGAGGACGCGGCCCCGACGAGCCGCTCGGCCCGCGCCGCACTGCGCAGCGCCTCCGAACTGTCGGTGCTGCTCGCCGGCTCCCAGCTCGGCATCACCGTGTGCACCCTCGCGCTCGGCGCCGTCACGAAACCGGCCGTGCACCACTGGCTCACCCCCGCCTTCTCGAGCTGGGGCGCGCCGCTGTGGCTCGCCGACGTCGCCGGATTCGTGCTCGCCCTGATCATCGTGACGTTCCTGCACCTCGTGGTCGGCGAGATGGCCCCCAAATCGTGGGCCATCGCGCACCCCGAGAAATCCGCGACCCTGCTCGCACTCCCGATGCGCGGCTTCATGTGGCTCACCCGGCCGCTCATCGTCACCCTCAACCGGTTCGCGAACCGCTGCCTCGCCGCGGTCGGCGTACAACCGGTCGACCAGGTGGCGTCCGGCCAGGACCCCGAAGCACTCCGCCACCTCGTCGAACATTCCGCCACCGTCGGCACCCTCGACGAGCGCTACCACGGCCACCTCACCAGCGCCCTCGAACTCGAGACCCTCACCGTCGGAGACATCGTCCGACCCAACGCCGACCCGAGCAGTGTCGACGCCGACGCCCCCGCCGACGTCGTCCGGGCCGCCTCCGATCGGGCCGGGCACCTGCGGCTGCTGGTGCGCAGCGGCGACCGGGTCGACGGCGTCGTACACGTGCGCGACAGCCTCGACGCCCCCACCGGCACCCGAGCACGCGACCTCATGCGCGACATCCTCACCCTCGACGCCGGCACCCCCGTCTACGAGGCGCTCGCCACCATGCGCGATACCCGCAGTCACATCGCCGTCGTCCGCGCCGCCGACGGCAGGCTCGTCGGCCTGATCACCCTCGCCGACGTCCTGGCCCGACTGATGCACACCACCCCACCCGCCGTGTCGTGA
- a CDS encoding alpha/beta-hydrolase family protein, whose translation MNAFARATAPVRAYGRRLHPVGLAFALVFFTWSISPSLLPRAWYLQGLATGISVALGYGVGCLVAWIVRGCGVQPAWSSRTRRIGRWLLGVAAVILVPVYLGLGAVWQNYVRDLVGVERSHAANVLLVALIALVVWFVLLEAGRGIRVGTRKASDLARRVVPRPAANVAGLIVAVVVAVLIVNGALYQGLIAFANWSFSGADTATAEGVEQPTVPERSGSPASAQAWDTLGQEGRTFVGLGPGAADITAVTGRPAIEPIRVYAGRESAESVAAVADLVVAELDRTKAWERNVLAVNTTTGRGWVNQSVASSLEYLEGGDTAIASMQYSFLPSPLAFIADRETPQVAGRALFNAVFARWIDLPVSTRPKLVVFGESLGAYGGQNAFAGYQDMATRVDGGLWVGTPNFTPQWQEVTADREPGSPEILPIVDAGKAVRFASDPEDLDLDTEWGPRRIVYWQHASDPIVWWSPSLLLNKPDWLSEPRGRDVDPNMTWIPLVTFWQVTLDMIFSADVPAGHGHSYGAEAAGMWARILQPDGWTDADTARVEAALTGGGGDSAEAP comes from the coding sequence ATGAACGCCTTCGCGAGAGCGACCGCCCCCGTACGCGCCTACGGTCGTCGCCTGCATCCCGTGGGACTGGCGTTCGCGCTCGTGTTCTTCACGTGGTCGATCAGTCCGTCGCTGCTGCCGCGCGCGTGGTATCTGCAGGGACTCGCGACCGGTATCTCCGTCGCGCTCGGATACGGAGTCGGATGCCTCGTCGCCTGGATCGTGCGGGGGTGCGGCGTGCAGCCGGCGTGGTCGTCGCGCACCCGCAGGATCGGCCGGTGGCTGCTCGGTGTCGCCGCCGTGATCCTGGTCCCGGTGTACCTGGGCCTCGGTGCGGTGTGGCAGAACTACGTGCGCGACCTCGTCGGCGTCGAACGTAGTCACGCCGCGAACGTGCTGTTGGTGGCGCTGATCGCGCTCGTCGTGTGGTTCGTGCTGCTCGAGGCCGGACGCGGGATCCGGGTGGGCACCCGCAAGGCGTCCGATCTGGCCCGGCGGGTGGTGCCGCGGCCCGCCGCGAACGTCGCGGGCCTGATCGTCGCGGTCGTCGTCGCGGTCCTGATCGTCAACGGTGCGCTCTACCAGGGCCTGATCGCATTCGCGAACTGGAGTTTCTCGGGGGCCGACACCGCGACCGCGGAGGGTGTCGAGCAGCCCACCGTGCCCGAGCGCAGTGGGTCGCCCGCGTCGGCGCAGGCGTGGGACACCCTCGGGCAGGAGGGCCGCACGTTCGTCGGCCTCGGCCCCGGTGCCGCCGACATCACCGCCGTCACCGGACGTCCGGCGATCGAACCGATCCGCGTGTACGCGGGCCGCGAGTCGGCCGAGTCGGTCGCCGCGGTCGCGGACCTCGTCGTCGCGGAACTGGATCGCACGAAGGCGTGGGAGCGGAACGTTCTCGCCGTCAACACCACCACGGGTCGCGGCTGGGTCAACCAGAGTGTGGCGTCGTCGCTCGAGTACCTCGAGGGTGGTGACACCGCGATCGCGTCGATGCAGTATTCGTTCCTGCCCAGCCCGCTCGCGTTCATCGCCGACCGGGAGACCCCGCAGGTGGCCGGTCGGGCCCTGTTCAACGCGGTGTTCGCGCGCTGGATCGACCTGCCCGTCTCGACGCGCCCGAAACTCGTGGTGTTCGGGGAGAGCCTCGGCGCCTACGGCGGTCAGAACGCGTTCGCCGGTTACCAGGACATGGCGACCCGCGTCGACGGAGGGCTGTGGGTGGGCACCCCGAACTTCACACCGCAGTGGCAGGAGGTCACCGCGGACCGGGAACCGGGTTCACCGGAGATCCTGCCGATCGTCGATGCCGGGAAGGCGGTGCGGTTCGCGTCCGACCCGGAGGACCTCGACCTCGACACCGAGTGGGGGCCGCGCCGGATCGTGTACTGGCAGCACGCGTCCGACCCGATCGTGTGGTGGTCGCCGTCGCTGCTGCTGAACAAGCCGGACTGGCTGAGCGAGCCCCGCGGCCGGGACGTCGACCCCAACATGACGTGGATACCGCTGGTGACGTTCTGGCAGGTCACCCTCGACATGATCTTCTCGGCCGACGTTCCCGCCGGACACGGGCACTCGTACGGTGCCGAAGCCGCGGGAATGTGGGCGCGGATCCTGCAACCGGACGGCTGGACCGACGCGGACACCGCCCGCGTCGAGGCGGCCCTGACCGGGGGAGGCGGGGATTCGGCGGAGGCTCCGTAG
- a CDS encoding triacylglycerol lipase, with the protein MTGTMRVVLVAVAAVLLGVVGLPADAATLSADPGTYVVPSVPGPVQGSHADALRYARAHPGSVPAGVNDAGCRPGPEHPHPVVLVHGSDSDAYSDWAALAPMLVARGFCVFAPNYGADGTPGTYARGDMVASARQLADMVRTVRESTGAAAVDLVGYSQGATVARYFVNRLGGADVVDRWVGIASPTYGGTMFGLVPLLRLLPQPERIAAWLTSEAIGQQMQGSTLLAELNTPGDTVPGVEYTTIGSRVDEMIQPASNIALRDAGATNLVVQDLCPQNLGGHFAMVYDPFVLALTTRALDPSAPSPQCVPVPLGSGIPEMVVASHS; encoded by the coding sequence ATGACCGGAACGATGCGGGTGGTGCTGGTTGCGGTGGCCGCCGTACTGCTGGGTGTCGTCGGCCTGCCGGCCGACGCCGCGACGCTGTCCGCGGACCCCGGGACGTACGTCGTCCCGTCCGTTCCGGGACCGGTGCAGGGCAGTCACGCCGACGCGCTGCGGTATGCGCGGGCACATCCGGGTTCGGTGCCCGCCGGTGTCAACGACGCCGGCTGCCGGCCCGGGCCGGAGCATCCGCACCCGGTCGTTCTCGTGCACGGCAGCGACTCCGACGCCTACTCCGACTGGGCAGCCCTCGCCCCGATGCTCGTCGCCCGCGGATTCTGTGTGTTCGCACCGAACTACGGCGCCGACGGCACCCCCGGCACGTACGCCCGCGGCGACATGGTGGCCAGTGCCCGCCAGCTCGCGGACATGGTGCGTACGGTGCGCGAGTCGACGGGGGCCGCGGCCGTGGACCTGGTCGGGTACTCGCAGGGGGCGACCGTCGCCCGGTACTTCGTCAACCGTCTCGGCGGTGCGGACGTCGTCGACCGGTGGGTGGGGATCGCGTCTCCCACCTACGGCGGCACGATGTTCGGGCTGGTGCCGCTGCTGCGGTTGCTGCCGCAGCCGGAGCGGATCGCAGCCTGGTTGACGTCGGAGGCGATCGGCCAGCAGATGCAGGGGTCGACGCTGCTCGCGGAGCTCAACACGCCCGGTGACACGGTGCCGGGCGTCGAGTACACGACGATCGGGTCGCGGGTCGACGAGATGATCCAGCCGGCGTCGAACATCGCGTTGCGTGACGCCGGTGCGACGAATCTGGTGGTGCAGGATCTGTGCCCGCAGAATCTGGGCGGGCACTTCGCGATGGTGTACGACCCGTTCGTTCTCGCCCTCACGACGAGGGCGCTGGATCCGTCGGCGCCGTCGCCGCAGTGCGTGCCGGTGCCGCTCGGTTCCGGAATCCCGGAGATGGTGGTGGCGAGCCACTCCTGA
- a CDS encoding phosphoketolase: MTDEDLTVLHRYWTAANYLTVAQIYLRDNVLVRRPLTVPDIKPRLLGHWGTSPGLSLVYVHLNRLIRRTGADVVFVAGPGHGGPAVVANAYLEGTYSELYPEITADEAGLRRLARQFSTPGGIPSHSGVETPGSINEGGELGYSLAHATGAVFDNPDLIAACVVGDGEAETGPLAASWKAPFFLDPVRDGAVLPILHLNGYKISGPTVPGRRSDTEITAVLDAYGWDTRLVAGHDPGRVHREFADALDDAYAQITRIRREARPSGGGDRTRWPAIVLRTPKGWTGPTVVDGKPVEGTFRAHQVPITDVRDDPVHLRQLEQWLRSYRPDELFDDLGRLLPELAAAAPAGDRRMGSNPHANGGRLLRPLHLPDPASYALDVPVPGAVHHETTRPLGEFLRDVYTANPDNFRLFCPDETNSNRLGAVFDVTDRCLAGTPSPGDEHVGRHGRVMEVLSEHLCHGWLEGYLLTGRHGLFATYEAFAMVSASMTIQHTKWLERARSLHWRAPVASLNILLTSTCWRNDHNGFSHQGPGLIDTVLSLSGGVTGIYLPPDANCLLVVAEHVFGTRDRVNLLVVDKQSHPQYLSLAQARTHVEAGASVWDWAGTENSETGETPDGSGPDIVLACIGDVPTEETLAAAALLRGHVPDLRVRVVNVVDPLSLAPPDVHPHGRPDTDFTRLFTDDTDVVVAWHGYARALHQLLHGRPRPDRFHVRGYTEQGTTTTPFDMVVLNHMSRYHLTIEALRRSRRRPDGADDLIGYCRRMLRRHHDYVREHFEDLPEIRNWVWPEPV, translated from the coding sequence GTGACCGACGAGGATCTCACCGTCCTGCACCGGTACTGGACGGCGGCCAACTATCTGACGGTGGCGCAGATCTATCTGCGCGACAACGTGCTGGTGCGCCGCCCGTTGACGGTGCCGGACATCAAGCCGCGGCTGCTCGGGCACTGGGGCACGAGCCCGGGGCTGTCGCTGGTGTACGTGCACCTGAACCGGTTGATCCGCCGTACCGGCGCCGACGTCGTGTTCGTCGCCGGGCCCGGGCACGGCGGCCCGGCCGTCGTCGCGAACGCCTATCTGGAGGGCACGTACTCCGAGTTGTATCCGGAGATCACGGCCGACGAGGCGGGGTTGCGCCGGCTGGCCCGGCAGTTCTCCACACCCGGCGGGATTCCCAGCCATTCGGGGGTGGAGACACCGGGGTCGATCAACGAGGGCGGCGAGCTCGGCTACTCCCTCGCCCACGCCACCGGCGCCGTCTTCGACAACCCCGACCTGATCGCGGCGTGCGTCGTCGGCGACGGCGAGGCCGAGACGGGCCCGCTGGCGGCGTCGTGGAAGGCCCCGTTCTTCCTCGATCCCGTCCGGGACGGCGCGGTGTTGCCGATCCTGCACCTCAACGGCTACAAGATTTCGGGGCCGACGGTGCCGGGCCGCCGCTCCGACACCGAGATCACCGCCGTGCTCGACGCGTACGGCTGGGACACCCGGCTGGTCGCGGGACACGATCCCGGGCGGGTACACCGGGAGTTCGCGGACGCTCTCGACGACGCGTACGCACAGATCACCCGGATCCGGCGGGAGGCCCGCCCGTCCGGGGGCGGCGACCGGACGCGGTGGCCGGCGATCGTGCTGCGCACTCCGAAGGGCTGGACCGGTCCCACCGTCGTCGACGGGAAACCGGTGGAGGGCACGTTCCGGGCGCATCAGGTGCCGATCACCGATGTCCGGGACGATCCCGTGCACCTGCGGCAGCTCGAGCAGTGGCTGCGGTCGTACCGGCCGGACGAGTTGTTCGACGATCTCGGGCGCCTGCTGCCGGAGCTCGCCGCGGCCGCCCCGGCCGGGGACCGGCGGATGGGATCGAATCCGCACGCGAACGGTGGGCGGCTGCTGCGCCCGCTGCACCTGCCGGACCCGGCGTCCTACGCGCTGGACGTACCCGTGCCGGGCGCCGTCCACCACGAGACGACACGGCCGCTGGGCGAGTTCCTGCGCGACGTGTACACCGCGAACCCGGACAACTTCCGCCTGTTCTGCCCCGACGAGACGAACAGCAACCGGCTCGGCGCGGTCTTCGACGTCACCGACCGCTGCCTCGCCGGCACCCCGTCCCCCGGCGACGAGCACGTCGGACGCCACGGCCGGGTCATGGAGGTGTTGTCGGAGCACCTGTGCCACGGCTGGCTCGAGGGCTATCTCCTCACCGGACGGCACGGGCTGTTCGCGACGTACGAGGCGTTCGCGATGGTGAGCGCGTCCATGACGATCCAGCACACCAAATGGCTCGAACGCGCCCGGTCCCTGCACTGGCGGGCTCCGGTCGCGAGCCTGAACATCCTGCTCACGTCGACGTGCTGGCGCAACGACCACAACGGGTTCTCCCACCAGGGGCCCGGGCTGATCGACACGGTGCTGTCACTGTCCGGCGGGGTCACCGGCATCTATCTGCCACCGGACGCCAACTGCCTGCTCGTGGTGGCCGAACACGTGTTCGGCACCCGGGACCGCGTCAACCTGCTCGTCGTCGACAAGCAGTCGCATCCGCAGTACCTGTCGCTCGCGCAGGCCCGCACCCACGTCGAGGCGGGCGCGTCCGTGTGGGACTGGGCGGGCACCGAGAACAGCGAGACCGGCGAGACCCCGGACGGTTCCGGCCCCGACATCGTCCTCGCCTGCATCGGCGACGTGCCCACCGAGGAGACGCTCGCCGCCGCGGCACTGCTGCGCGGGCACGTCCCCGACCTGCGGGTCCGGGTCGTCAACGTCGTCGATCCACTGTCCCTCGCACCGCCGGACGTGCACCCGCACGGCCGCCCCGACACCGATTTCACCCGGCTCTTCACCGACGACACCGACGTCGTGGTCGCATGGCACGGTTACGCCCGCGCCCTGCACCAGCTCCTGCACGGACGGCCCCGCCCCGACCGGTTCCACGTGCGCGGTTACACCGAGCAGGGCACCACCACCACACCGTTCGACATGGTCGTCCTCAACCACATGAGCCGCTACCACCTGACGATCGAGGCACTGCGGCGCAGTCGCCGACGCCCCGACGGCGCCGACGACCTGATCGGCTACTGCCGGCGGATGCTCCGCCGGCACCACGACTACGTCCGCGAACACTTCGAGGACCTGCCCGAGATCCGGAACTGGGTGTGGCCGGAACCGGTGTGA
- a CDS encoding RsmB/NOP family class I SAM-dependent RNA methyltransferase — translation MDQPRRAARDVIRAVRERDAYANLVLPGLLRERRLDGRDAALATELAYGTARARGLLDAVIAECAGRPIDEIDGPLLDVLQLGAYQLLRTRIAPHAAVATSVDLARAESGSGKAGFVNAVLRRVSEKTEDEWVAALGPDAVRDPVGHLAFAHAHPTWIAQAFADSLGTAAGELEDVLIADDARPGVHLVARPGEISAEELALVTGGEVGPYSPYAVHLDGGDPGLLDAVREGLAGVQDEGSQLVARALTLAPLAGPDTGRWLDLCAGPGGKAALLGALADIEGGRLDAVEPAEHRADLIRKTTRGLPVDVHVADGREPGLEPGFDRILVDAPCTGLGALRRRPEARWRRQPSDVAGLVKLQRELLASALQLVRPGGVVLYSTCSPHVAETIGVVDDAVRRYGAVPLDTRELVPGVPDLGDGPGVQLWPHRHGTDAMFMAALQRPADG, via the coding sequence ATCGATCAGCCGCGGCGTGCCGCCCGGGACGTGATCCGGGCGGTCCGGGAACGGGACGCGTACGCGAATCTCGTTCTCCCGGGGCTGCTCCGGGAACGCCGCCTCGACGGCCGGGATGCCGCGCTGGCCACCGAACTGGCCTACGGCACGGCCCGCGCCCGCGGACTGCTCGACGCGGTGATCGCGGAGTGCGCGGGACGCCCGATCGACGAGATCGACGGCCCGCTGCTGGACGTGCTGCAGTTGGGCGCCTACCAGCTGCTGCGTACCCGGATCGCGCCGCACGCGGCGGTCGCCACCTCGGTGGATCTGGCGCGTGCCGAATCCGGTTCGGGCAAGGCCGGTTTCGTCAATGCGGTGCTGCGCCGGGTATCGGAGAAGACCGAGGACGAGTGGGTGGCCGCACTGGGGCCCGACGCCGTCCGGGATCCGGTGGGGCACCTGGCGTTCGCGCACGCCCATCCGACGTGGATCGCGCAGGCGTTCGCCGATTCGCTCGGCACCGCGGCCGGTGAACTCGAGGACGTCCTGATCGCCGACGACGCCCGCCCCGGCGTGCACCTGGTGGCCCGGCCGGGGGAGATCTCGGCGGAGGAACTGGCGCTCGTCACCGGTGGCGAGGTGGGCCCGTACTCGCCGTACGCGGTGCACCTCGACGGCGGCGACCCGGGCCTGCTCGACGCGGTCCGGGAGGGCCTGGCCGGGGTGCAGGACGAGGGCAGCCAGCTGGTGGCCCGTGCCCTCACCCTTGCCCCGCTCGCCGGACCGGACACGGGCCGCTGGCTGGACCTGTGTGCGGGACCGGGCGGCAAGGCGGCACTGCTCGGTGCGCTCGCCGACATCGAGGGCGGACGCCTGGACGCCGTCGAACCGGCCGAGCACCGCGCCGACCTGATCCGCAAGACCACACGTGGGCTGCCCGTCGACGTGCACGTCGCGGACGGCCGGGAGCCGGGACTCGAGCCCGGATTCGACCGGATCCTGGTGGACGCGCCGTGCACGGGTCTGGGGGCGCTGCGCCGCCGCCCGGAGGCGCGGTGGCGGCGGCAGCCGTCGGACGTGGCGGGGCTGGTGAAGCTGCAGCGCGAGCTGCTGGCGTCGGCGCTGCAGCTGGTCCGGCCCGGCGGTGTGGTGCTGTATTCGACGTGTTCGCCGCATGTCGCGGAGACGATCGGCGTCGTCGACGACGCGGTCCGTCGTTACGGTGCGGTCCCGCTCGACACCCGGGAACTGGTGCCCGGGGTGCCGGATCTGGGGGACGGCCCGGGCGTGCAGCTGTGGCCGCACCGGCACGGCACGGACGCGATGTTCATGGCGGCGCTGCAGCGGCCGGCGGACGGGTGA
- a CDS encoding zinc-binding alcohol dehydrogenase family protein, producing the protein MQAWRVTRPGPLSTRPLRLSRELLPRPTSRDLLVRVLACGVCRTDLHVVAGELAPHRLEVVPGHEVVGEIVAMGDDVPTSRFTIGQRVGIAWLRGTCGHCRYCVRGDENLCPYSTYTGWDADGGYGEYATVPADFALDLPTGYPVVELAPLLCAGIIGYRALSRAELPDGGRLGIYGFGGSAHLTAQVALARGARVHVMTRGEEARRLAFSLGASSVQGTCDPPPEPLDAAILFAPVGELVPPALAALDAGGTLALAGIHVSDIPALNYQQHLFRERQIRSVTANTRQDAREFLAVAQKHRLRVSAHRYPLDAADVALADLAGGVFGGAAVLVP; encoded by the coding sequence ATGCAGGCATGGCGGGTGACCAGACCGGGCCCGCTCAGCACCCGACCGCTGCGACTGAGCCGGGAACTCCTGCCGCGGCCCACCAGCCGGGACCTGCTCGTGCGGGTGCTGGCGTGCGGCGTGTGCCGCACCGATCTGCACGTCGTCGCGGGGGAGCTGGCACCGCACCGGCTCGAGGTCGTCCCCGGTCACGAGGTCGTCGGCGAGATCGTCGCGATGGGCGACGACGTGCCCACGTCCCGGTTCACGATCGGGCAGCGGGTGGGGATCGCGTGGCTGCGCGGCACGTGCGGGCACTGCCGGTACTGCGTGCGCGGCGACGAGAACCTGTGCCCGTACTCGACGTACACCGGCTGGGACGCCGACGGCGGCTACGGCGAGTACGCGACGGTGCCCGCCGACTTCGCACTCGACCTGCCCACCGGCTATCCGGTCGTGGAACTCGCGCCGCTGCTGTGCGCCGGCATCATCGGCTACCGGGCGCTGTCCCGGGCCGAACTACCCGACGGCGGCCGGCTCGGCATCTACGGTTTCGGTGGCAGCGCCCACCTGACCGCGCAGGTCGCGCTCGCCCGCGGCGCCCGCGTGCACGTGATGACCCGCGGTGAGGAGGCGCGCCGGCTCGCGTTCAGCCTGGGGGCGTCGTCGGTGCAGGGCACGTGCGATCCGCCGCCCGAACCGCTGGACGCGGCGATCCTGTTCGCGCCCGTCGGGGAACTGGTGCCCCCGGCGCTCGCGGCCCTCGACGCGGGCGGCACCCTCGCGCTCGCCGGCATCCACGTCAGTGACATCCCGGCACTGAATTATCAGCAGCACCTCTTCCGGGAACGGCAGATCCGCAGCGTCACCGCCAACACCCGGCAGGACGCCCGCGAATTCCTGGCCGTCGCCCAGAAGCACCGGCTGCGGGTGAGCGCGCACCGGTATCCGCTGGATGCCGCCGACGTCGCGCTCGCGGATCTGGCGGGCGGCGTGTTCGGTGGCGCGGCGGTCCTCGTGCCGTGA
- a CDS encoding hemolysin family protein, with amino-acid sequence MLTVLGIVAGIAVVLAITALTGYFVAQEFAYMAVSRSRLEARARAGDAAAARALTVTRRTSFMLSGAQLGITVTGLLVGYVAEPLIGRGLSDLLGGVGVPSGIGLAVGALLAILFSTIVQMVFGELFPKNLAIARPEPVARRLALSTTVYLKLFGWLIRLFDHSSNLLLRALKIEPVHDVEHSATPRDLEHIVAESRDTGELPRELSTLLDRILDFPTRTAEHAMIPRAHVDVVHSDDPIRDVLSRMGTGHTRYPVVGSSSDDLRGVVHLHDLLGTDPTGTAADRARPAVIVPSTLPLPDVLAQITAAKDEMALVIDEYGGFAGVVTVEDMAEELVGEIADEHDPDHDASTIVAVDGGWLIPGGAHIDEVARALDEELPEDDDYETFAGLVIAEFGGLPRVGDTVTVPLPAAPADLVADTPAPPKTLHVEVRAVAKHVPALLSVTVHTDRKNAADE; translated from the coding sequence GTGCTGACCGTGCTCGGCATCGTCGCCGGCATCGCCGTCGTGCTGGCGATCACCGCCCTGACCGGCTACTTCGTCGCCCAGGAATTCGCCTACATGGCCGTGAGCCGGTCCCGACTCGAGGCCCGCGCCCGAGCCGGTGACGCCGCCGCGGCCCGCGCCCTGACCGTCACCCGGCGCACGTCGTTCATGCTCTCCGGCGCCCAACTCGGCATCACCGTCACCGGCCTGCTCGTCGGCTACGTGGCCGAACCCCTCATCGGGCGCGGCCTGAGCGATCTACTCGGCGGCGTCGGTGTGCCCAGCGGTATCGGTCTCGCCGTCGGCGCGCTCCTCGCGATCCTGTTCTCCACGATCGTGCAGATGGTGTTCGGCGAACTGTTCCCCAAGAACCTCGCGATCGCCCGCCCCGAACCCGTCGCCCGCCGCCTCGCCCTGTCCACGACCGTGTACCTGAAACTGTTCGGCTGGCTGATCCGGCTGTTCGACCACTCGTCGAACCTGCTGCTGCGCGCCCTGAAGATCGAACCGGTCCACGACGTCGAACACTCGGCGACCCCACGCGACCTCGAGCACATCGTCGCCGAGTCCCGCGACACCGGGGAACTCCCGCGTGAGCTGTCGACACTGCTCGACCGGATCCTCGACTTCCCCACCCGCACCGCCGAACACGCCATGATCCCCCGCGCCCACGTCGACGTCGTCCACAGCGACGACCCGATCCGCGACGTGCTGTCCCGGATGGGGACCGGGCACACCCGCTACCCCGTCGTCGGTTCCAGCAGCGACGACCTGCGCGGCGTCGTGCACCTGCACGACCTCCTCGGCACCGACCCGACCGGCACCGCCGCCGACCGGGCCCGGCCGGCCGTGATCGTGCCCAGCACCCTGCCCCTGCCCGACGTCCTCGCCCAGATCACCGCCGCGAAGGACGAGATGGCGCTGGTCATCGACGAATACGGCGGGTTCGCCGGCGTCGTGACCGTCGAGGACATGGCCGAGGAACTCGTCGGTGAGATCGCCGACGAACACGATCCCGACCACGACGCCTCCACGATCGTCGCCGTCGACGGCGGCTGGCTGATCCCCGGCGGCGCCCACATCGACGAGGTCGCCCGCGCCCTCGACGAGGAACTCCCCGAAGACGACGACTACGAAACGTTCGCCGGTCTGGTGATCGCCGAGTTCGGCGGCCTGCCCCGGGTCGGCGACACCGTCACCGTCCCGCTACCGGCTGCCCCGGCCGACCTCGTCGCCGACACACCCGCACCCCCGAAGACACTGCACGTCGAGGTCCGGGCCGTCGCCAAGCACGTCCCGGCATTGCTGTCCGTGACCGTCCACACCGACCGGAAGAACGCCGCCGATGAGTAA
- the fmt gene encoding methionyl-tRNA formyltransferase, with the protein MRIVFAGTPEPAVPSLRRLVESGRHEVVAVVTRPDAVAGRGRKLVRSPIGQLADEHGIEVLTPASASDPEFLARLTELAPDACPVVAYGNLLPRPVLDVPRHGWMNLHFSLLPAWRGAAPVQAAINAGDEVTGATVFALDEGMDTGPVYGVVTETIRTTDTAGELLTRLADSGAILLESVLDGVESGAVQAVPQPRDGVSHAPKVSVESAHIRWDQPALAVHRHIRSVTPAPGAWTMIGDLRVKVGPVELVEETLPPGRIEVRKNGMYIGTSTTAVRLGQVQPQGKKQMAAVDWARGARLGGEVRAQ; encoded by the coding sequence ATGCGGATCGTCTTCGCGGGTACGCCCGAACCGGCCGTGCCGTCGCTGCGGCGGCTCGTCGAGTCCGGGCGGCACGAGGTGGTCGCGGTGGTCACCCGTCCCGACGCGGTCGCCGGCCGCGGCCGCAAGCTGGTGCGGTCGCCGATCGGGCAGCTCGCTGACGAGCACGGCATCGAGGTGCTCACCCCGGCGTCGGCGTCGGACCCGGAGTTCCTGGCGCGGTTGACGGAGCTGGCCCCGGACGCGTGCCCGGTCGTCGCGTACGGCAACCTGCTGCCGCGTCCGGTCCTCGACGTTCCTCGGCACGGCTGGATGAATCTGCACTTCTCGCTGCTGCCGGCGTGGCGTGGTGCCGCCCCGGTGCAGGCCGCGATCAATGCGGGTGACGAGGTGACCGGGGCGACGGTGTTCGCGCTCGACGAGGGGATGGACACCGGTCCCGTGTACGGCGTGGTGACCGAGACCATCCGCACCACCGACACTGCCGGGGAACTGTTGACGCGTCTCGCCGACAGCGGGGCGATCCTGCTCGAGAGTGTGCTCGACGGTGTGGAATCCGGTGCGGTGCAGGCGGTTCCGCAGCCACGGGACGGTGTCTCGCACGCCCCGAAGGTGTCGGTGGAGTCGGCGCACATCCGCTGGGATCAGCCGGCGCTCGCGGTGCACCGGCACATCCGGTCGGTGACACCCGCACCGGGTGCCTGGACGATGATCGGCGACCTGCGGGTCAAGGTCGGTCCGGTCGAACTGGTGGAGGAGACGTTGCCGCCGGGCCGGATCGAGGTCCGCAAGAACGGTATGTACATCGGGACGTCGACGACGGCGGTCCGGCTCGGGCAGGTGCAACCGCAGGGCAAGAAGCAGATGGCGGCAGTGGACTGGGCGCGCGGTGCGCGTCTGGGTGGAGAGGTGCGGGCACAGTGA